The proteins below come from a single Rhodococcus sp. WMMA185 genomic window:
- a CDS encoding peptide ABC transporter substrate-binding protein: MRITRVATAALAVGMATALLAACSTGTSTGGGGAGVVNAWAGEPQNPLIPTDTNENMGGRVLDSLFAGLVSYDADGRISNEVADSIDTADGQLFTVELQDGWTFTDGTPVTASSFVDAWNYGALSTNGQIQASFFEPIQGYDEVAAENPTATTMSGLNVVDDSTFTIELKQPEADFPDRLGFTAYYPLPAVAFEDMAAFGENPIGNGPYMLAGPGAWQHNVRIDTVVNPDYDGNRKAENSGIDFIMYNNLDTAYTDLLANNVDVLDQVPPSAVTTFESDLPGRTVNQPSATIETFTIPSRLPHFSGEEGTLRRQAISMAINRDQITQQIFNDTRTPALDFTSPALAGWSGSLDGNDNLKYNPDEARRLWAEADAIAPWSGSFEIAYNADGGHKDWVDAVSNSIRNTLGIEAMGREYPTFAQFRTEVTNRTVPSAFRSGWQGDYPQQYGFLSQNYQTGGGSNDGDYSNPEFDRLLVESAGETDPQQSQDLLNQAQEVLLHDLPAVPMWYRNAAAGWSEVVSNVTIDWKGVPMYSDIVKN, translated from the coding sequence TTGCGCATCACACGCGTGGCTACCGCTGCCCTGGCGGTTGGCATGGCAACAGCGCTGTTGGCTGCCTGTTCGACCGGCACTTCTACGGGCGGAGGCGGCGCCGGAGTCGTCAACGCCTGGGCCGGTGAGCCGCAGAATCCGCTCATTCCCACCGATACGAACGAGAACATGGGTGGGCGCGTCCTCGATTCGCTGTTCGCGGGTCTGGTCTCGTACGACGCCGACGGCCGGATCAGCAACGAGGTCGCAGACTCCATCGACACCGCCGACGGCCAGCTCTTCACCGTGGAATTGCAGGACGGATGGACGTTCACGGACGGTACGCCCGTGACAGCCTCCTCGTTCGTCGACGCGTGGAACTACGGTGCACTGTCCACGAATGGGCAAATCCAGGCCTCGTTCTTCGAACCGATCCAGGGCTATGACGAGGTGGCAGCGGAGAATCCAACCGCGACGACGATGTCGGGACTGAACGTGGTGGACGACTCCACATTCACCATCGAGTTGAAGCAGCCGGAGGCCGATTTCCCTGACCGGCTCGGGTTCACCGCGTACTACCCGCTGCCCGCCGTCGCGTTCGAGGACATGGCCGCGTTCGGCGAAAACCCGATCGGCAACGGTCCGTATATGTTGGCCGGACCCGGAGCGTGGCAGCACAACGTGCGCATCGACACGGTGGTGAACCCCGACTACGACGGCAACCGCAAGGCGGAGAACTCCGGCATCGACTTCATCATGTACAACAACCTCGACACGGCGTACACGGACCTGTTGGCCAACAACGTCGACGTGCTCGACCAGGTCCCCCCGAGCGCCGTCACCACGTTCGAGAGCGATCTTCCGGGTCGTACGGTCAACCAGCCGTCTGCGACCATCGAGACGTTCACGATTCCGAGCCGCCTGCCGCACTTCAGCGGTGAGGAAGGCACGCTGCGACGTCAGGCCATCTCGATGGCTATCAACCGCGACCAGATCACCCAACAGATCTTCAATGACACCCGCACCCCTGCACTCGATTTCACCAGCCCCGCCCTCGCGGGATGGTCGGGCTCTCTGGACGGCAACGACAATCTGAAGTACAACCCGGACGAAGCCAGGAGGCTGTGGGCCGAGGCCGACGCCATCGCCCCGTGGTCGGGAAGCTTCGAGATCGCCTACAACGCCGACGGTGGGCACAAGGACTGGGTGGACGCGGTCAGCAACAGCATTCGCAACACCCTTGGTATCGAGGCGATGGGCAGGGAGTACCCGACGTTCGCGCAGTTCCGCACCGAGGTCACGAATCGCACCGTCCCGAGCGCATTCCGTTCGGGGTGGCAGGGCGACTACCCGCAGCAGTACGGTTTCCTCTCTCAGAACTACCAAACGGGTGGCGGTTCGAACGACGGCGACTACTCCAACCCGGAGTTCGACCGGCTGCTCGTGGAGTCCGCGGGCGAGACCGATCCACAGCAGTCCCAGGACCTGCTCAATCAGGCGCAGGAAGTCTTGCTACACGATCTTCCCGCCGTGCCGATGTGGTACCGCAACGCTGCTGCCGGCTGGTCGGAGGTCGTATCGAACGTGACGATCGACTGGAAGGGCGTCCCGATGTATTCCGACATCGTGAAGAACTGA
- the acs gene encoding acetate--CoA ligase, which produces MTNAAEHEASPQVYPPSPEFTAAANAGPGLQAAADEDRLAFWAKQAERLHWHVPFGEVLDWSGAPVAKWFVGGQLNVAFNCVDRHVLEGNGDRVAIHFEGEPGDTRDLTYNDLLAEVSRAANAFTDLGLVAGDRVAIYMPMVPEAIVTMLACARLGLTHSVVFAGFSANALRSRIDDAEAKLVVTVDGQWRRGQAAALKPAVDEAVDGAKSVQNVVVVKRTGIDVEVTEGRDLWWHETVDKASDQHEARPFDSEHPLFILYTSGTTGKPKGIIHTSGGYLTQASYTHHNVFDHKAGQDVYWCTADIGWVTGHSYIVYGPLSNGVTQVVYEGTPNSPDEHRHFQIIEKYGVTIYYTAPTLVRTFMKWGREIPDSHDLSSIRLLGSVGEPINPEAWRWFREVIGGNQAPIVDTWWQTETGAIMISPLPGITAAKPGSAMAPLPGISAKIVDDDANELGNGESGYLVLDQPWPSMLRGIWGDMDRYRDTYWSRYPEQGWYFAGDGAKYDEDGALWVLGRVDDVMNVSGHRISTSEVESALVGHKGVAEAAVVGASDETTGQGIVAFVILRQEVENTGEDLIAELKAEVSREISPIAKPRQITIVPELPKTRSGKIMRRLLRDIAEGRDLGDTSTLVDPKVFDAIRGK; this is translated from the coding sequence ATGACCAACGCTGCCGAACACGAAGCCTCCCCGCAGGTGTACCCGCCTAGCCCCGAGTTCACGGCGGCCGCCAACGCGGGGCCCGGACTCCAGGCCGCCGCCGACGAAGACCGTCTGGCTTTCTGGGCGAAGCAAGCCGAGCGCCTGCATTGGCACGTGCCGTTCGGCGAGGTACTCGACTGGTCCGGGGCTCCGGTAGCCAAGTGGTTCGTCGGCGGCCAACTCAACGTCGCATTCAACTGCGTCGATCGCCACGTCCTCGAGGGCAACGGCGACCGTGTCGCCATCCACTTCGAAGGCGAACCGGGCGACACTCGCGACCTGACCTACAACGATCTACTCGCCGAGGTCAGCCGGGCTGCCAATGCCTTCACCGACCTCGGCCTGGTGGCCGGCGACCGGGTTGCGATCTACATGCCGATGGTCCCCGAGGCCATCGTCACGATGCTCGCCTGCGCACGCCTCGGGCTGACCCACTCGGTTGTATTTGCCGGGTTCTCCGCCAACGCGCTGCGTTCACGCATCGACGACGCCGAAGCCAAACTCGTCGTCACGGTTGACGGGCAGTGGCGGCGCGGTCAGGCAGCAGCGCTCAAGCCCGCTGTCGACGAGGCCGTGGACGGCGCGAAGTCCGTGCAGAACGTGGTCGTGGTGAAGCGCACCGGCATCGACGTAGAGGTCACCGAGGGTCGAGACCTGTGGTGGCACGAAACTGTCGACAAGGCCTCCGACCAGCACGAGGCCAGGCCGTTTGACTCCGAGCATCCGCTGTTCATCCTGTACACCTCGGGTACCACCGGAAAGCCCAAGGGCATCATCCACACCTCCGGCGGCTACCTCACCCAGGCCTCCTACACCCACCACAACGTCTTCGATCACAAAGCCGGACAGGACGTGTACTGGTGCACCGCCGACATCGGCTGGGTGACCGGACACAGCTACATCGTCTACGGACCTCTGTCGAACGGTGTCACCCAGGTGGTCTACGAGGGCACCCCGAACTCTCCGGACGAGCACCGGCACTTCCAGATCATCGAGAAGTACGGCGTCACGATCTACTACACCGCACCGACCCTGGTACGGACATTCATGAAGTGGGGACGCGAGATTCCGGACTCCCACGACCTCTCGTCGATCCGGCTCCTCGGCTCTGTCGGCGAGCCGATCAACCCCGAGGCCTGGAGATGGTTCCGTGAGGTGATCGGTGGAAACCAGGCGCCCATCGTCGATACCTGGTGGCAGACCGAGACCGGGGCGATCATGATCTCTCCGCTGCCCGGCATCACCGCCGCCAAACCCGGATCCGCAATGGCACCGCTGCCCGGAATCTCCGCCAAGATCGTCGACGACGATGCCAACGAGCTCGGCAACGGCGAGAGCGGGTACCTCGTGCTCGACCAGCCCTGGCCCTCGATGCTCCGCGGCATCTGGGGCGACATGGACCGCTATCGCGACACCTATTGGTCTCGCTACCCCGAGCAGGGCTGGTACTTCGCGGGCGACGGCGCCAAGTACGACGAGGACGGCGCACTCTGGGTCCTCGGCCGTGTCGACGACGTGATGAACGTCTCCGGACACCGCATCTCCACGTCCGAGGTCGAATCCGCCCTCGTCGGTCACAAAGGTGTCGCCGAAGCCGCCGTCGTCGGAGCCTCGGACGAAACCACTGGACAGGGCATCGTCGCGTTCGTCATCCTCCGTCAGGAGGTCGAGAACACCGGCGAAGATCTCATTGCCGAACTGAAAGCCGAAGTGTCCCGGGAGATCAGCCCCATCGCCAAGCCCCGGCAGATCACCATCGTCCCGGAACTGCCCAAGACGAGATCCGGCAAGATCATGCGCCGGCTACTCCGTGACATCGCCGAAGGTCGCGACCTCGGTGATACGTCAACTCTGGTCGACCCCAAGGTGTTCGACGCCATTCGCGGCAAATAG